Proteins co-encoded in one Flavobacterium fluviale genomic window:
- a CDS encoding NUDIX hydrolase, which produces MKQSAGILAYKFIDKTVFFFLVHPGGPFWKNKDLESWSIPKGEFDDDEDPLDAAIREFKEETGFEVDGDFIKLEYVKLKSGKVVHAWAVEFEIDETLLKSNDFVMEWPPKSGKLSNFPEVDRGEWFQTHDALKKINPAQADFIVQMISKISASL; this is translated from the coding sequence ATGAAACAAAGCGCGGGTATATTAGCCTATAAATTCATCGATAAGACGGTATTTTTCTTTTTAGTTCATCCAGGCGGGCCATTTTGGAAAAACAAGGATTTAGAATCTTGGTCGATTCCCAAAGGAGAATTTGACGATGACGAAGATCCGCTTGATGCTGCAATTAGAGAATTTAAAGAAGAAACTGGTTTTGAGGTCGATGGCGATTTCATAAAACTAGAATATGTAAAATTGAAATCTGGAAAAGTTGTTCATGCGTGGGCGGTTGAATTTGAAATTGATGAAACGCTGCTAAAAAGCAATGATTTTGTAATGGAATGGCCTCCAAAATCTGGAAAATTATCCAATTTCCCTGAAGTCGACAGAGGAGAATGGTTTCAAACGCACGATGCCTTAAAAAAAATAAATCCTGCTCAAGCCGATTTTATTGTTCAAATGATTTCTAAAATTTCGGCTTCACTTTAA
- a CDS encoding DUF4861 family protein produces the protein MKKHLLFTAILAANFTVQSQNKTITVINNLPVSREFETVELTKKTLGLKADAKLENYVVKEISSNSFLETQTVDNDGDGIMDLLLFQPKIKASSKQDFEILVGTNSSASKVASCYSRFVPERTDDYAWENNKVAFRTYGPVAQKMVEDNIPGGTLTSGIDAWLKRVEYPIINKWYEKTTNGTGTYHKDTGEGLDNFQVGPSRGIGGIAVNVGGQYYFSKNFISWKTITNGPIRTSFILTYADWDAKGNKITESKLISLDYGSQLSRFEVNVTGTKTIAAGLTLHDKKGTTGTNLEKGWLSYWEPIDDSEIGMGLVAPKGSLISFDNHVSDEKDLSNLYGNISIKNNKAIYYAGFGWKKGSPFQTKQEWETYLSAFAEKINNPLVVKVKK, from the coding sequence ATGAAAAAACATCTTTTATTTACCGCAATTCTCGCAGCAAACTTTACAGTTCAGTCTCAAAACAAAACAATTACGGTCATTAATAATTTACCAGTATCCAGAGAATTTGAAACAGTTGAACTAACTAAAAAAACGCTCGGATTAAAAGCAGATGCCAAACTTGAAAATTATGTTGTAAAAGAAATCAGCAGTAATTCATTTCTTGAAACCCAGACTGTAGACAATGATGGTGACGGAATTATGGATTTACTTTTGTTTCAGCCCAAAATAAAAGCTTCTTCAAAGCAAGATTTTGAGATTTTAGTTGGTACGAATTCTTCTGCGTCCAAAGTCGCTAGCTGTTATTCACGCTTTGTTCCAGAAAGAACAGATGATTACGCTTGGGAAAACAACAAAGTCGCTTTTAGAACTTACGGTCCTGTGGCTCAAAAAATGGTGGAAGACAATATTCCAGGCGGAACATTAACCAGTGGAATCGATGCTTGGTTAAAAAGAGTAGAATATCCAATTATTAATAAATGGTATGAAAAAACCACAAACGGAACTGGAACGTATCATAAAGATACTGGAGAAGGTCTAGATAATTTTCAGGTTGGTCCGAGCCGAGGTATTGGCGGAATTGCTGTAAATGTGGGTGGTCAATATTATTTTTCTAAAAATTTTATCAGCTGGAAAACTATTACCAATGGTCCGATCCGAACGAGCTTTATTTTAACCTATGCTGATTGGGATGCGAAAGGCAATAAAATAACTGAATCGAAATTGATCAGTTTGGATTATGGAAGCCAGCTTTCTCGCTTCGAAGTCAATGTTACTGGAACTAAAACTATTGCTGCTGGACTGACACTTCATGATAAAAAAGGAACTACAGGAACAAATTTAGAAAAAGGCTGGCTGAGTTATTGGGAGCCTATTGATGATTCTGAAATTGGAATGGGTTTAGTAGCGCCAAAAGGTTCTTTAATTAGCTTTGATAATCATGTTAGCGATGAAAAAGATCTAAGTAATCTATATGGAAATATCTCTATAAAAAATAACAAAGCAATTTATTATGCTGGTTTTGGATGGAAAAAAGGAAGTCCGTTTCAAACTAAACAAGAATGGGAAACTTATTTGAGTGCTTTTGCTGAGAAGATTAATAATCCTTTGGTGGTGAAGGTTAAAAAATAG
- a CDS encoding DsbA family protein yields the protein MSENKSNPLLCDPITGVCEMPLNEKSPETTSILTENKPIKIIYYTDPICSSCWGIEPQLRKLKLEYGDYFDIEYKMGGLLPDWSYNSGGISKPSDVAQHWDDASLHYEMPIDGDVWLEDPLDSSYPSCIAMKAAQMQSTEKAIKFMRILREKLYLEKKNIAKWENIAEAAKIADLNIEKLKTDYNGAAEKLFQEDLYFGKTLGVRGFPTFFFADESNNKLTVYGSKPYTTYENALLALFPEAKKKAIVKENSLSIFEIYPTLAPKEYAVLQDISLNEAKIILEELYEKGKLDRVSIKNGSLYSKK from the coding sequence ATGAGTGAAAATAAATCAAATCCTTTATTGTGCGATCCAATAACTGGAGTGTGTGAGATGCCTTTAAACGAAAAATCTCCTGAAACGACTTCTATACTAACTGAAAATAAACCTATAAAAATAATTTATTACACAGATCCTATTTGTTCTTCGTGCTGGGGAATAGAACCTCAACTTAGAAAACTAAAACTGGAATACGGCGATTATTTTGATATTGAATACAAAATGGGCGGTCTTCTTCCTGATTGGAGTTATAATAGCGGAGGCATAAGTAAGCCTTCGGATGTTGCTCAACATTGGGATGATGCTAGTTTACACTACGAAATGCCAATTGATGGAGATGTTTGGCTTGAAGATCCTTTAGACTCTTCTTATCCTTCATGTATTGCCATGAAAGCTGCACAGATGCAGAGTACAGAAAAAGCAATAAAATTTATGAGAATCCTACGGGAGAAATTATATCTCGAAAAGAAAAACATAGCAAAATGGGAAAACATTGCAGAAGCTGCAAAAATCGCCGATCTTAATATCGAAAAACTGAAAACAGATTACAATGGTGCTGCTGAAAAACTTTTTCAAGAAGATTTATATTTTGGAAAAACTCTCGGAGTCAGAGGTTTTCCCACTTTCTTTTTTGCTGATGAAAGCAATAATAAATTAACCGTTTACGGTTCTAAACCTTACACCACTTATGAAAATGCTTTACTGGCTTTATTTCCTGAAGCAAAAAAGAAAGCAATTGTAAAAGAAAACTCTTTATCTATTTTCGAAATATATCCTACGTTAGCACCAAAAGAATACGCAGTACTTCAGGACATTTCCCTTAACGAAGCAAAAATTATATTAGAGGAATTATATGAAAAAGGAAAGTTAGATAGAGTGTCTATAAAAAATGGTTCGCTTTATAGTAAGAAGTAA
- a CDS encoding SpoIIAA family protein → MIHQIDTTDNVVAFRALAEVTKDDFLTAVIPAVEHLVKQTNEINFLLVLDTDIKNFTAGAWLQDALLGLKHLGKWNRAAIVTDTDEIISFTNGFSYVVPGEFRGYKKIEFNKALNWVEGNIS, encoded by the coding sequence ATGATACATCAAATTGACACTACAGATAACGTTGTTGCCTTTAGAGCATTGGCAGAAGTAACAAAAGACGATTTCTTAACAGCAGTTATTCCCGCTGTTGAACATTTAGTGAAACAGACAAACGAAATTAATTTTTTGTTAGTTTTAGATACAGATATTAAAAACTTTACTGCAGGAGCTTGGCTTCAAGATGCACTTTTAGGACTTAAACATCTTGGAAAATGGAATCGCGCAGCTATAGTTACAGATACAGATGAAATTATATCTTTTACAAATGGATTTAGTTATGTTGTTCCAGGAGAGTTTCGTGGTTACAAAAAAATTGAATTTAACAAAGCCCTTAATTGGGTAGAAGGTAATATTTCTTAA
- a CDS encoding CinA family protein, with protein MASEKVTACCEALIDKNLTISFAESASAGKMSYEFSTVFNSGRILIGGMVCYHSSMKEDLLHIPWGTIEKFSAESAEVTALMAQNFYRYINSDICVGLTGLPTPGGSETDEKPVGTIFIHIMFSDKEIARRFVFDGDQESIINQAIDAVAELILEEI; from the coding sequence ATGGCATCTGAAAAAGTTACGGCCTGCTGTGAGGCTTTAATAGATAAAAACTTGACGATTTCATTTGCAGAAAGTGCTTCTGCTGGAAAAATGTCTTATGAGTTTTCGACTGTTTTTAATTCGGGACGAATTTTAATAGGAGGGATGGTCTGCTATCATTCTTCTATGAAGGAGGACTTACTTCATATTCCGTGGGGAACGATAGAAAAATTCAGTGCTGAATCTGCAGAAGTTACTGCGCTTATGGCTCAGAATTTTTATCGCTATATAAATTCAGATATTTGTGTTGGCTTAACCGGACTTCCAACACCAGGCGGAAGCGAAACCGATGAAAAACCTGTAGGAACTATTTTTATTCATATTATGTTTTCAGACAAAGAAATAGCGAGACGTTTCGTATTTGACGGAGATCAAGAGAGTATAATTAATCAAGCAATTGATGCCGTTGCAGAATTAATTCTAGAGGAAATCTGA
- a CDS encoding thioredoxin family protein: protein MKKIILVLALAFSAFLSQAQTGATLKAGDAAPDFKLKNVDNKEVSFGTFKDAKGYIVVFTCNTCPYAIGYEQRIIDLDKKFRPQGYPVIAINPNDPEASTADTFAKMQDLAKDKKYPFPYLFDPGQKITDQYGAKRTPHIFIVSKTSKGNIVEYVGAIDNDPEGNKADKVKYAEDVIASLKSGQKPAVTQTKEIGCTVKRKAKA from the coding sequence ATGAAAAAAATAATTCTAGTATTGGCATTAGCGTTTTCTGCTTTTCTTTCGCAGGCGCAGACAGGAGCAACTCTTAAAGCTGGAGATGCTGCACCAGATTTCAAATTAAAAAATGTAGACAATAAAGAAGTTTCATTTGGAACTTTTAAAGATGCGAAAGGTTACATTGTAGTTTTTACTTGTAATACCTGTCCTTATGCGATTGGTTATGAGCAGAGAATTATCGATTTAGATAAAAAATTCAGACCACAAGGATATCCTGTAATTGCAATTAATCCAAACGATCCAGAAGCTTCTACAGCAGATACTTTTGCAAAAATGCAGGATTTGGCAAAAGATAAAAAATATCCTTTCCCATATTTATTTGATCCAGGACAAAAAATTACTGACCAGTACGGAGCAAAACGTACACCGCATATTTTCATCGTTTCTAAAACTTCAAAAGGAAATATTGTAGAATATGTTGGAGCAATCGACAATGATCCAGAAGGAAATAAAGCTGATAAAGTAAAATATGCCGAAGATGTTATTGCATCTTTAAAAAGCGGTCAAAAACCAGCGGTTACTCAGACTAAAGAAATTGGATGTACGGTAAAAAGAAAAGCAAAAGCTTAA
- a CDS encoding TlpA family protein disulfide reductase translates to MKLLNIDQLNERIKNGKDSTFVVNFWATWCAPCIKELPHFEKLKAEYKSDKLAVLLVSLDFKSKLTSNVIPFVKRKNLKNEVFLLNESSPQEFIDRIDPSWSGSIPATLFIKNDKRKFVESEFTYEQLLTEYKKL, encoded by the coding sequence GTGAAGTTGTTGAATATTGATCAACTAAATGAAAGAATTAAAAACGGAAAAGACAGTACTTTTGTAGTCAATTTTTGGGCAACGTGGTGCGCACCCTGCATAAAAGAATTACCGCATTTCGAAAAATTAAAAGCAGAATACAAATCAGATAAACTGGCTGTTTTATTAGTTAGCCTTGATTTTAAATCAAAACTGACTTCAAACGTAATTCCCTTTGTAAAAAGAAAAAATTTGAAGAATGAAGTTTTTCTTTTAAACGAAAGCAGTCCGCAGGAATTTATTGACCGAATCGATCCAAGCTGGTCAGGAAGTATTCCTGCAACTCTCTTTATAAAAAATGATAAGCGAAAATTTGTCGAGAGTGAATTTACCTATGAACAATTATTAACTGAATATAAAAAACTATAA
- a CDS encoding PrgI family protein, whose product MENLNFIDPLLHGITPENKSLNLSVKQMVCAGVGALIASAVLKKTGHTKASAVVGSIALPILASACYKKYSQVTKEKIDAKTSSGIEYNH is encoded by the coding sequence ATGGAGAATTTAAATTTCATAGATCCATTATTACACGGAATTACACCAGAGAACAAATCGCTTAATCTTTCTGTAAAACAAATGGTGTGCGCTGGAGTTGGTGCTCTTATAGCTTCGGCAGTTTTGAAAAAAACAGGTCATACAAAAGCTAGTGCTGTTGTAGGAAGTATTGCATTGCCAATTTTAGCTTCAGCTTGTTATAAAAAATACAGCCAAGTAACTAAAGAAAAAATCGATGCTAAAACTAGCAGCGGTATTGAATACAATCACTAA
- a CDS encoding metallophosphoesterase family protein, producing the protein MHLRVSSLIKIFILLSVVSLHAQKKQNLNGTQIAFLSDVHLQDLFGGFSDSDYRGVLNPKTGQYTLVRTMSSQLHSTRIFNENYFAFLAALEDIAKRKIKYVALPGDYTDDGQPIHVRGLAKILEQYSKKYGIEFFITTGNHDPVGPFAQESGKEDFLGKEGKSQPIYSKEGIYKPNLNIEQPVVVTADIAKMGYLGITDNLKDFGFYPNKKNKFWATPFSKYTSENYTFAKASESALLSNRVYEVAKGYEVPDVSYVVEPIEGLWLMAIDGNVYIPKKSDSDPKDSKSYSEASTGYNNVLSNKKHLIKWVEEIAAAAEKQRKTLVAFSHFPMIDFNDDASAEIKELLGPNKWQLNRVPVEEVAQVFADAGLQLHFGGHMHINDTGVRTTEKGNTLVNVQTPSLAAYIPAYKLLTFKKDNIVDIQTITIDEVPRYNELFDLYKMEYQFLESQNSKDIWNIDILKTKNYHDFTDLHLKELVRLRFLKDDWPAAFKDFILNVSGQDLLVLASMNSNQDFDVILKNKIQFEKEWKEAESKTALILKQDNLNQKDFNWKGNDLLIDFYRFRSADELAFADVAEKRIKTYKVLSKLFLDSKDEVSKPLNKQMKLFFTIFNKFMHEVPADHFTVDLLTGKINNKAH; encoded by the coding sequence ATGCACCTACGAGTTTCTTCCTTAATAAAAATATTTATACTTCTTTCTGTTGTTTCTTTACATGCGCAAAAGAAACAAAATTTAAACGGAACGCAAATTGCCTTTTTATCTGATGTGCATCTGCAGGATTTATTCGGCGGATTTTCAGATTCAGATTATCGAGGCGTTCTAAATCCGAAGACTGGACAATATACGTTAGTGCGAACAATGTCATCGCAGCTGCATTCTACCCGAATTTTTAATGAAAACTACTTTGCTTTTTTGGCAGCTTTAGAAGATATCGCCAAACGAAAGATAAAATACGTTGCGCTTCCAGGCGATTACACAGACGACGGACAGCCGATTCACGTTCGCGGATTAGCCAAAATATTAGAACAATATTCTAAAAAGTACGGAATAGAATTTTTTATTACTACAGGAAATCATGATCCAGTTGGACCGTTTGCACAGGAATCTGGGAAAGAAGATTTTTTAGGTAAAGAAGGTAAAAGTCAGCCCATTTATAGCAAAGAAGGCATTTATAAGCCCAATTTAAACATCGAACAGCCTGTTGTTGTTACAGCCGATATTGCTAAAATGGGTTATTTAGGAATTACAGATAATTTGAAAGATTTTGGTTTTTATCCGAATAAGAAAAATAAATTCTGGGCGACTCCCTTTTCAAAATACACAAGCGAGAATTACACTTTTGCAAAAGCATCAGAAAGTGCTTTATTATCGAATAGAGTTTATGAAGTAGCGAAAGGTTACGAAGTTCCAGACGTAAGTTATGTTGTAGAACCCATTGAAGGACTTTGGTTGATGGCAATTGATGGGAATGTTTATATTCCGAAGAAAAGTGATAGCGATCCAAAGGATTCTAAAAGTTATTCTGAAGCTAGTACGGGGTATAATAATGTACTTTCGAACAAAAAGCATTTAATAAAATGGGTCGAAGAGATTGCAGCTGCAGCTGAAAAACAAAGAAAAACCTTGGTTGCTTTCAGCCATTTTCCGATGATTGATTTTAATGATGACGCTTCCGCAGAAATTAAAGAATTATTAGGACCAAATAAATGGCAGTTAAATAGAGTGCCAGTAGAAGAAGTGGCACAGGTTTTTGCAGATGCAGGATTGCAGCTTCATTTTGGCGGACATATGCATATTAACGATACGGGAGTACGAACGACGGAGAAAGGAAATACTTTGGTAAATGTTCAAACGCCATCTCTGGCGGCTTATATTCCGGCTTATAAATTATTGACTTTTAAGAAAGATAACATTGTCGATATTCAAACCATTACAATTGATGAAGTTCCGAGATACAACGAGCTATTTGATTTGTATAAAATGGAATATCAATTTTTAGAAAGTCAGAATTCAAAAGATATTTGGAATATTGATATTTTAAAAACTAAAAATTACCACGATTTTACCGATTTACATTTGAAAGAACTGGTTCGTCTGCGTTTTCTAAAAGACGATTGGCCTGCCGCTTTTAAGGATTTTATTTTGAATGTTTCAGGTCAGGATTTATTGGTTCTAGCCAGCATGAATTCTAATCAGGATTTTGATGTTATCCTCAAAAATAAAATCCAGTTTGAGAAAGAATGGAAAGAAGCTGAAAGCAAAACAGCACTTATTTTAAAGCAAGATAATCTAAACCAAAAAGATTTTAACTGGAAAGGAAATGACCTGCTAATTGATTTTTACCGTTTTAGAAGTGCTGACGAACTGGCTTTTGCCGATGTTGCAGAAAAAAGGATTAAGACATATAAAGTTTTATCAAAATTGTTTCTAGATTCTAAAGATGAGGTTTCAAAACCTTTAAATAAGCAAATGAAATTGTTTTTTACCATCTTTAATAAATTTATGCACGAAGTTCCGGCGGATCATTTTACAGTTGATTTATTGACAGGAAAAATTAATAATAAAGCACATTAA
- a CDS encoding YhcH/YjgK/YiaL family protein: protein MIVDSLHNAAKYYGLHANFKKAFDYVNQNDISNLQEGAFEISEGLKLIVIVGQGNTKEEAVKGFECHDKNIDIQISIKGPETFAWKPREKCVNPNGDYSDERDVRFFHDAPDTFFQLQEKQFAILFPEDVHTAMIGEGELKKIVIKVKI, encoded by the coding sequence ATGATAGTAGATTCACTACATAACGCAGCAAAATATTACGGCCTGCATGCCAATTTTAAAAAAGCCTTTGATTATGTAAATCAAAATGATATTTCCAATTTGCAAGAGGGCGCTTTTGAAATTAGCGAAGGTTTAAAACTAATTGTAATTGTCGGACAAGGAAATACGAAAGAAGAAGCCGTGAAAGGTTTTGAATGCCACGACAAAAACATAGACATTCAGATTTCAATAAAAGGGCCAGAAACTTTTGCCTGGAAACCGAGAGAGAAATGCGTAAACCCAAATGGCGATTACAGCGACGAAAGAGATGTTCGATTTTTTCATGATGCGCCAGACACTTTCTTTCAATTGCAGGAAAAACAATTTGCCATATTATTTCCTGAAGATGTACACACTGCAATGATTGGCGAAGGTGAATTGAAAAAAATTGTAATTAAAGTAAAAATATAA
- a CDS encoding substrate-binding domain-containing protein produces MHCFYFFNLKRINIITIKKIAELANVSPGTVDRIIHNRGQVAQETVDKVNAIIEEFGYKRNILASNLALNKKFHFAVFLPKSETLEYWKSQVEGIEKAALEFSKFGIVLDYFFYDYNLISFQETVQKVMQFDCDGLLFAPIFYEDSVQFLKEYQKKNIPVVMIDSNISEGNEHAYVGQDAFQSGYLAGRLISFAVKNERQVLIFKITREIESTSVYLQRIDGFYSYFKDHNELTNFKFSEVTLKDSKIDQLSLEMFSGVSSIFVPNSRAYIVAGFLEKNNIKGVRIIGFDLLKENIEYLNKGIIDFLINQRPEDQGYMGINYLYKKLVLQEDVERTHYIPLEIILKENYFPVRK; encoded by the coding sequence CTGCACTGCTTTTATTTTTTTAACTTAAAAAGAATCAATATCATAACAATTAAGAAAATTGCGGAATTAGCGAATGTTTCGCCGGGAACAGTCGACAGAATTATACACAATCGCGGACAAGTGGCGCAGGAAACTGTGGATAAGGTTAATGCTATAATTGAGGAATTTGGTTATAAAAGAAATATACTGGCAAGTAACTTGGCTTTAAACAAAAAATTTCATTTTGCAGTTTTTCTTCCAAAGTCTGAAACCTTGGAATATTGGAAAAGTCAGGTTGAGGGAATTGAAAAAGCGGCTTTAGAGTTTAGCAAATTCGGAATTGTATTGGATTATTTTTTCTACGATTATAATCTGATCTCATTTCAAGAAACTGTTCAAAAAGTAATGCAGTTTGATTGTGACGGTTTATTATTTGCGCCCATATTTTATGAAGATTCTGTTCAGTTTTTAAAAGAATATCAAAAGAAGAATATTCCAGTTGTAATGATTGATTCTAATATTTCTGAAGGAAATGAACATGCGTACGTAGGGCAAGATGCTTTTCAGAGCGGTTATTTAGCGGGAAGATTAATCAGTTTTGCAGTGAAAAATGAGAGACAGGTTTTGATTTTTAAAATTACGAGAGAAATTGAAAGTACTTCGGTATACTTACAACGCATCGATGGATTTTATTCTTATTTTAAAGATCATAACGAATTGACGAATTTTAAATTTTCAGAAGTCACTTTAAAAGATTCCAAAATAGATCAGTTGAGTTTGGAAATGTTTTCTGGTGTAAGCAGCATTTTTGTACCAAATTCCAGAGCTTATATTGTAGCTGGATTTTTAGAAAAAAATAATATAAAAGGTGTCCGCATTATTGGTTTTGATTTGTTGAAAGAAAATATCGAATATTTAAACAAAGGAATAATCGATTTTTTAATCAACCAAAGACCAGAAGACCAAGGTTATATGGGGATTAATTATTTGTATAAAAAACTAGTTCTTCAGGAAGATGTTGAACGTACACATTATATTCCCTTAGAAATTATTTTGAAAGAGAATTATTTTCCTGTTAGGAAATGA
- a CDS encoding HAD family hydrolase — MEVKCIIFDCDGVLVDTEKIGNGILLEMASEYGFEMEIEDAYRNFNGRNLKDCFSHIEDAIGAKLPESFEAEYREKSFKAFKTEVKPMEGVISFIEKLNIAYCVASSGPVEKIRLNLEASGLLDKFENKIFSSYQINSWKPDPGIFLYAANEMGFEVSDCIVLEDSKAGVKAGIDGGFRVFGLANGYNNSDLEEEGALLFYTYDELSTLLDL; from the coding sequence ATGGAAGTGAAGTGTATTATTTTCGACTGCGATGGAGTTTTGGTTGATACAGAAAAAATTGGGAATGGAATACTGCTTGAAATGGCATCTGAATATGGTTTTGAAATGGAAATTGAAGATGCATACCGCAACTTTAATGGTCGAAATTTAAAAGATTGTTTTAGTCATATCGAAGATGCAATTGGAGCAAAACTGCCGGAATCTTTTGAAGCAGAATATCGCGAAAAAAGTTTCAAAGCTTTTAAAACAGAAGTGAAACCAATGGAAGGCGTAATTTCATTTATCGAAAAACTTAATATTGCGTATTGCGTGGCGTCAAGCGGACCTGTTGAAAAAATCAGGCTTAATCTGGAAGCATCTGGTTTATTGGATAAGTTTGAAAATAAGATTTTTAGTTCCTATCAAATTAACAGCTGGAAACCAGATCCTGGAATATTTTTGTATGCCGCAAATGAAATGGGTTTTGAGGTAAGTGACTGTATAGTTCTGGAAGACAGTAAAGCAGGCGTGAAAGCCGGAATAGATGGCGGATTTCGAGTATTTGGTCTTGCCAACGGTTATAATAATTCAGATTTAGAAGAAGAAGGCGCACTGCTTTTTTATACTTACGACGAGTTGAGCACACTTCTTGATTTGTAG
- a CDS encoding DKNYY domain-containing protein, with protein sequence MVKDLGYGYKIIDNNLILFYDSEVFKKFYKIIDFENFKIIANNAATSDDYASTVYFADKNHIYIQSAFCSFCVLENADPKDFKVIDIDKGYSFSNGNYYRHNDQMPFDWSKAKYLNDYYAEVDHKLYFGDINLVENVDIDSFTIPHPELIGNLGMDKNHVFFKGKIIPDANPKTFKILEGCLDGTYYLECDNAFFAKDDKLAYFVRTISSEVKIIKSKSLNEFHFKVIDERGYAFDKEYSYYIGKRTKL encoded by the coding sequence ATGGTTAAGGATTTAGGTTATGGTTATAAAATCATCGACAATAATTTGATACTTTTTTATGATAGTGAAGTCTTCAAGAAATTTTATAAAATTATTGACTTCGAGAACTTCAAGATTATTGCAAATAACGCCGCAACATCAGATGATTATGCATCTACGGTATATTTCGCAGATAAAAATCATATTTACATACAGAGTGCGTTTTGTAGTTTTTGCGTTTTGGAAAATGCAGATCCAAAAGATTTTAAAGTGATTGATATCGATAAGGGTTATAGTTTTTCAAATGGAAATTATTACCGCCATAATGATCAAATGCCCTTTGATTGGAGTAAAGCAAAATATTTAAATGATTATTACGCTGAGGTTGATCATAAATTATATTTTGGAGATATAAATTTGGTTGAGAATGTAGATATCGATTCATTTACTATTCCTCATCCAGAACTTATTGGAAATCTAGGAATGGATAAAAATCACGTGTTCTTTAAAGGAAAAATAATTCCTGACGCAAATCCCAAAACATTTAAAATATTAGAAGGATGCTTGGATGGAACTTATTATTTGGAATGTGATAATGCCTTTTTTGCTAAAGATGATAAACTTGCTTACTTTGTGAGAACCATCAGCAGTGAGGTAAAAATAATTAAAAGCAAAAGTTTGAATGAATTTCATTTTAAAGTTATAGATGAAAGAGGCTATGCATTCGATAAAGAATACAGTTACTATATAGGAAAACGAACCAAACTCTAA